A single Lycorma delicatula isolate Av1 chromosome 12, ASM4794821v1, whole genome shotgun sequence DNA region contains:
- the LOC142332727 gene encoding very long chain fatty acid elongase AAEL008004-like: protein MTSLYNNSITRYYDFVFKDLGDTRTNDWLLLGSPMPGLTILGLYLYFVLSWGPRYMLHRKPYDLQNVLIIYNFIQVLVSIWIFWEAMDAAWWSKYSWRCEPVDWSRSPAAMRIAWGYYIYFLAKISELLDTVFFVLRKKDRQITFLHMYHHTVMPMVSWGAAKYYPGGHGSFIGMINSFVHIIMYTYYMMAAMGPQYQKYLWWKKYITTLQLSQFCLAFLHSFQLLIYDCEYPRWTLFLIMPNAIFFYYLFNDFYNKAYSCKLKLKSKSINNNNQNNIDKQMPSSSTSKSSLKKIQ from the exons ATGACATCCTTGTATAATAACTCGATTACAAGATATTATGATTTTGTATTCAAAGATCTtggag atacaaGGACAAACGACTGGTTACTATTAGGAAGTCCTATGCCAGGATTAACAATATTAGGTTTGTATTTATACTTCGTTCTATCGTGGGGACCAAGATATATGTTACATAGAAAACCGTATGATTTACAGAACGtgcttattatatataattttattcaagtaCTTGTCAGCATTTGGATATTTTGGGAG gcgATGGATGCAGCATGGTGGTCAAAATACAGTTGGCGATGTGAACCCGTTGATTGGTCACGTAGTCCAGCTGCAATGCGTATCGCATGgggttattacatttattttttagctaaaatttctgaattattagaCACT GTCTTCTTTGTGTTACGTAAAAAAGATCGTCAAATAACATTTCTTCATATGTATCATCATACAGTTATGCCTATGGTTTCATGGGGTGCTGCTAAATATTATCCTGGAGGGCATGGTTCATTTATTGGAATGATTAATAGTTTTGTACATATAATTATGTATACGTATTACATGATGGCTGCTATGGGACCTCAATATCAAAAATATCTTTGGTGGAAAAAGTACATTACGACATTACaatta AGTCAGTTTTGTTTGGCATTTCTGCATTCATTTCAGTTACTTATATACGATTGTGAATATCCACGTTGGACTTTATTCCTTATAATGCCTAATgctatattcttttattatctttttaatgatttttataataaagcataCAGCTGTAAATTGAAACTAAAatcaaaaagtattaataataataatcaaaataatattgataaacaaaTGCCTTCATCATCAACATCAAAatcatcattgaaaaaaatacaataa